In one Lycium barbarum isolate Lr01 chromosome 7, ASM1917538v2, whole genome shotgun sequence genomic region, the following are encoded:
- the LOC132604131 gene encoding uncharacterized protein At1g01500-like — protein sequence MENGHHESLSNGNLQIIRHPSYQSCGKLSLSWLDIRVFYIRVSNFMVDDSTPEYLTLNHIPLSPDTLLEVNGTRCSMYSEGATCLLRRDRVDKKSEEATFVSTDSIRLTGSVKFDVFNKDDLVFSGVLELSNSNGGGRRWNMNCESVMNAGTGFLKGKQIIGSESIPPTIEVFVTGCFSGTPIILTKSLQLNHRKKHNRKGMLHSIPEHETDEQQKDVSSGLDMQVAEYRKYEPESEEEYNSMYWRQTEYMDGEDGELSWFNAGVRVGVGIGLGICVGVGIGVGLLVRTYQTTTGNFRRRFI from the exons ATGGAGAATGGTCATCATGAATCACTCAGCAATGGAAATCTCCAAATTATTAGACACCCCTCGTACCAATCGTGTGGTAAATTGTCGTTGTCTTGGTTAGATATAAGAGTTTTCTATATTAGAGTCAGCAATTTTATGGTTGATGATTCCACCCCGGAATATCTTACTCTCAACCACATCCCTCTAAGTCCCGACACGCTTCTTGAGGTCAACGGAACGAGATGTTCTATGTATTCGGAAGGAGCGACTTGCCTCCTTCGAAGGGATCGGGTTGATAAGAAATCAGAAGAAGCTACGTTCGTGAGCACGGATAGTATAAGGCTTACGGGAAGCGTGAAATTTGATGTTTTCAATAAAGACGATCTCGTCTTTTCGGGGGTTTTAGAGTTGTCCAATAGTAACGGGGGTGGCAGGAGATGGAACATGAATTGCGAGTCGGTGATGAATGCGGGGACTGGTTTTCTGAAGGGTAAACAAATTATAGGTTCCGAATCAATACCGCCAACAATTGAAGTTTTTGTTACTGGTTGCTTCTCGGGGACACCTATCATATTAACAAAGAGTTTGCAGCTGAATCATAGGAAGAAGCACAACAGGAAGGGTATGTTACACTCGATCCCGGAGCATGAAACAGATGAACAGCAGAAAGATGTCTCATCTGGACTTGATATGCAG GTTGCAGAGTATAGAAAGTATGAACCAGAAAGCGAAGAAGAGTACAACAGCATGTACTGGAGACAAACGGAATATATGGATGGTGAAGATGGGGAATTATCGTGGTTCAATGCTGGGGTCCGTGTTGGTGTAGGGATCGGCCTTGGCATTTGTGTAGGAGTTGGAATAGGAGTTGGTCTGTTAGTCCGCACCTACCAGACAACTACCGGAAACTTCAGAAGGCGGTTTATATGA
- the LOC132604133 gene encoding syntaxin-61: MSSAQDPFYIVKEEIQESIDKLLSTFHQWEQTPRESSEQVHLTKELLASCESIEWQVDELDKTIDVAARDPSWYGINDIELDKRRRWTSNARAQVGSMKKAVVAGKQSNGTSTSNLSGLRRELLRLPDSDQKVGSNAYTARNNDDFISSESDRQLLLMRQQDEELDELSSSIVRIGDVGLTIHDELLSHDKILSELDTEMDSTSNRLDFVQKKVSMVMKKASFKGQMMMICFLIVLFIVLFVLVFLT; encoded by the exons ATGTCTTCAGCTCAAGATCCCTTTTATATTGTCAAGGAGGAAATTCAAGAATCT ATTGACAAGCTCTTGTCCACATTTCATCAATGGGAGCAAACTCCTAGAGAAAGTAGTGAGCAAGTACATCTTACCAAAGAACTTCTTGCTTCATGTGAGAGCATTGAGTGGCAG GTGGATGAATTGGACAAAACAATTGATGTTGCGGCAAGAGATCCTTCTTGGTATGGTATTAATGATATTGAGCTAGATAAAAGAAGAAGATGGACCAGCAATGCGCGCGCTCAA GTGGGAAGCATGAAGAAAGCTGTAGTAGCTGGAAAGCAGTCAAATGGGACAAGTACATCTAATCTTAGTGGGTTGCGGCGAGAACTATTGAGATTGCCAGATTCTGATCAGAAAGTGGGATCCAATGCATACACTGCCCGGAATAATGATGACTTTATATCATCTGAATCAGATAGGCAATTACTTCTTATGAG GCAACAGGATGAAGAGCTAGACGAGCTTAGTTCCAGCATAGTTAGAATTGGAGATGTTGGGCTCACCATACATGATGAACTTCTCTCACAC GACAAGATCTTAAGTGAGTTGGACACGGAGATGGACAGTACGTCTAATCGTCTTGATTTTGTTCAG AAAAAGGTTTCCATGGTAATGAAGAAGGCGAGCTTCAAGGGACAGATGATGATGATTTGTTTTCTGATAGTTTTGTTTATTGTTCTTTTCGTTCTGGTTTTCTTGACCTAG